A part of Cottoperca gobio chromosome 4, fCotGob3.1, whole genome shotgun sequence genomic DNA contains:
- the mindy4 gene encoding probable ubiquitin carboxyl-terminal hydrolase MINDY-4: protein MLEEGHHSRDTSITMTVSVEEVSSSVVREFLNRKGLKRTIACMDEEHPRTEASINNRSHLRQILHMDGLYRNNKAQNSPLKTLLEIIVKHHIEGLNNDSDPAQFAQTMSSIGSAGANYPPTVMNDTKTEQSATSVVISKHVKLRSNIGDICSSKPIYTSLFPETDTLSSQNQTGFWSCDLQEQKGQPLVASLNNNEHFIRTEPDKKAITESTQRSRANRTRRGMMAGPIASTPQESTKKRQNRRLEGPQTLLGKDEENRKSRDGVFVAGEHQTEISSADCVEGQWELWSAPERMQRENSFEKVRLDIRKTTKVKSLTRPNVADLDVSEMVLDDIDDDDDLRELSKVFFQQTVAEPSYAGYPMDQHTATELKTVLLGSTLNCFSVEWRNQGLTFSETHDLRYGIVQKKGGPCGVLASFQAFVLKKLLFENTESRNIGLQRLRPSNTTRRKCLVLAATEILWRTGEEKQATVAINSGRNHFTPTGHYKSEGVLEKITCFTVDNIEDLQLLLERHIDQFETGVLGCILLSISAVLSRSVEKVRDDMDLPTNTLIGAHGYCTQELVNLLLCGRAVSNVFDNDIELDSGNGNMTLLKGVKGNCDVGLLSLFEHYNICKVGVYLKTPRFPIWVVCSESHFSVLFGLQRELLTNQDKGLEFDLYYYDGLANQQEEIRLTVSVGQSAPSCGDVDTDLIPPLEHCIRTRWNDAFVNWNDTEPIL from the exons ATGTTAGAAGAAGGCCATCACAGCCGGGACACGTCCATCACTATGACCGTTTCAGTTGAAGAGGTGTCTTCGTCCGTTGTACGGGAATTTCTGAATCGAAAG GGACTCAAAAGGACGATTGCCTGTATGGACGAGGAGCACCCACGCACAGAGGCCAGTATCAACAACAGATCACACCTGAGGCAGATTCTACACATGGACGGTCTCTatagaaataataaa GCCCAGAACTCTCCCCTGAAAACATTACTGGAGATTATTGTAAAGCATCACATCGAGGGCCTTAACAATGATAGTGATCCTGCACAGTTTGCTCAAACTATGAGCTCCATTGGTTCTGCAGGAGCTAATTATCCACCAACAGTGATGaatgacacaaagacagagcAGAGCGCAACATCTGTTGTTATTAGCAAACACGTCAAATTAAG GTCTAATATAGGAGACATCTGCTCTTCTAAGCCTATATATACGTCATTATTCCCTGAAACAGACACACTGTCCAGTCAAAATCAAACAGGTTTCTGGTCTTGCGACTTACAAGAACAAAAAGGCCAGCCTCTGGTGGCTTCCCTCAACAATAATGAACACTTCATCAGAACAGAACCAGACAAAAAGGCCATCACTGAGAGCACCCAAAGGAGCAGAGCTAATCGAACTAGACGTGGCATGATGGCTGGACCAATAGCTAGCACACCTCAG gAATCAACCAAAAAAAGGCAGAATCGAAGGCTCGAAGGGCCCCAGACGCTGCTCGGAAAAGACgaagaaaacaggaagtctAGGGATGGAGTTTTTGTGGCTGGCGAACATCAAACTGAAATAAGCTCAGCTGACTGCGTAGAAGGACAATGGGAGTTATGGAGTGCACCAGAAAGAATGCAGAGGGAAAACAGCTTTGAAAAAGTGCGACTAGACATTCGGAAGACTACAAA AGTGAAGTCTTTGACCAGGCCAAATGTGGCTGATTTGGATGTGTCTGAGATGGTTTTAG ATGACATCGATGATGATGACGATCTGAGAGAACTCTCCAAAGTGTTCTTTCAGCAAACCGTCGCAGAGCCCAGCTATGCAGGCTACCCAATGGACCAACACACCGCCACG gaATTGAAAACTGTTCTTCTCGGTTCCACCCTAAATTGTTTCAGTGTTGAATGGAGAAATCAGGGTTTGACATTCTCAGAAACACATGACCTGAGATACGGAATTGTGCAGAAAAAG GGTGGTCCGTGTGGAGTTCTGGCATCCTTCCAAGCCTTTGTTCTAAAGAAACTGCTGtttgaaaacactgaaagcagAAATATAGGCCTTCA GAGGTTAAGACCTTCCAACACTACCAGGAGAAAGTGTCTCGTTTTAGCGGCGACTGAAATACTGTGGAGGACTGGCGAAGAAAAACAAGCAACAGTTGCAAT aaattcaGGGAGAAATCATTTCACCCCAACTGGACACTACAAATCTGAAGGAGTGCTTGAAAAG ATAACATGTTTCACTGTGGATAACATCGAGGACCTGCAGTTGCTTCTGGAGCGGCATATTGATCAG TTTGAGACTGGGGTGTTAGGATGCATACTGCTCAGCATATCTGCTGTTCTCTCTCGATCCGTTGAAAA agTAAGAGACGATATGGACTTGCCCACCAACACACTCATTGGAGCCCATGGCTACTGCACTCAG GAGCTGGTCAACCTGTTGCTCTGCGGCAGAGCAGTTTCTAATGTCTTCGACAATGACATTGAGTTGGATTCAGGCAATGGCAACATGACTCTACTTAAGGGAGTCAAAGGCAACTGTGATGTCGGCCTGCTGTCCCTGTTCGAACACTATAACATCTGTAAG GTAGGAGTTTACTTAAAGACTCCCCGCTTCCCTATTTGGGTGGTGTGCAGTGAAAGCCACTTCAGCGTGCTGTTTGGCCTGCAGAGGGAGCTGTTGACCAATCAGGACAAAGGCCTGGAGTTTGACCTCTACTATTATGATGGACTGGCCAATCAACAGGAGGAAATCCGCCTCACTGTCT cTGTTGGCCAATCGGCCCCGAGCTGTGGAGATGTCGACACTGATCTCATTCCTCCACTAGAGCACTGTATCCGAACAAG gtGGAACGATGCATTTGTCAACTGGAATGACACAGAACCTATTCTCTGA